The nucleotide window AGCAAGATTGTATATAGTTTTAAACTAACTGGAGACTCGAAGTCTTTTCATTTCCCTAAGTTGagggttcagttttgttgggggtTCCAACTTATTCCTCAGCTCGTTCTAGAGGGACAAATCCTTAGTTTGGGAAGTAGTCATCCTGGCTtaggtacaggtcagtactgagggactgcaggtggcactctcgattAACTAGCTGTGcttgaaacatttttattctgtctccatctgctggtagggataaaaaatccacttgtctggactgtggtattccaggaatgaaaattagcaggttaagaaccaattttcctttacagcacttacaggtctatccagtaaagtgcggccgcgtttaccccgctcctaacccgcgttctactcactttccggctgcgttagcccttcctgcgatccacaaccccctttaacctacccttaccacgtcctaaaatccccgggcaaccccttccgcacgcggcatgtatattgcatgcaaacgagcgaattagctattccctagcatccagtaacccgcgccccgactatcgctattttaccctgccgttttgccgcgcgtttaacctgcaaacttaccacctaccctgacccctgcgttagaggcaggggtaagggtaggcggcaagctttcccccagcccccactcacctgccctggccgcgtccatggatgctggtctccggggcagccccagtcctctctcctcctcccgaagcaaaaaaaaagcgaaaaaaaaaaaaattgcaagagagagaggggagaggacgggcaatcctacactcggcgacttacttttgcagctcccctctggacatcgtggcttccccccgtgccagtcccctctcccctcctcccgaagcagggtgcgaaaagcagccttgctccgggaggagggaagaagggactggcagtgtgaagcggcgaagtgacttactttttgcagcccctctgGACATCGGACGAccactcctgcctccagctgctcgcgaagatggacgcctgcacagccgctgaagacgtgacgtcacgacgtttggcgtcacgtcttcagcggccgtgcaggagtccatcgctttacactgccagtcccttcttccctcctcccggagcaaggctgctttttgcaccctgcttcgggaggagggaagaagggactggcagtgtaaagcgacctctcctggcaatcccgacttcctggtatctgtcatttcaaatgacatttgaattgacagataccagcgtggccgtgaagcgttaggcccgcgcacccaggatactgtataggcgctctatccagtaaaatgggttgtgtgggcctaacgcttcacggacgcttcttagacgcagcttgcatttgcaagctatttacatacaggatcgagcggtaggtgagctgcactgtgcgtgcggcaaccgcgggtgcgccgggcactaacgcagctcttcctaccgctcgttactggatagtTTCTTCCCTTTTAGTTTCCTTTTCAGTCCTGGTCATCTTGGCAGTATTTCTCCAGCTGAAGAACACAGATTGCAGCTTCCTTTCCCATCTGGGCAGGCCTATAGGAGTTGGTACTGAGTGTAGTCGGGGTCTTCCTTCCTCTGAAGGGCTACAGATGCTTTCCCCTACAGCAGGAATAGGAATTGGGTCTGGAAATCTGTATCCTGTAAGATTAAAGCATTTTTCTGCGAGTCAGGAGTGCAAATGTGGCACTGTAATTGACTTCTGTTACCATCCAGGTGTaattttctcctcccctcttgCCTTTGGAAACTGTTGTACAGATCAGTGGTTAAAAGTTGGTATCCAGAATTGCTGCCCCTTCAGCATATATTTTTGCAGTGTATTTCTGATGCACATATCAGGAAGGGACATGCTCTATAatcatgattttttaaaatattttcaggaATAAGCGGAGGGCCTGGATTGTGAACCGTGGCTTAGTAGGCCACAAATAGTGGAGAGGACGTTGAAACCACATGTTCTTCATTTGGCTAAAGTGTCATTTTACAAATTGAAGATGCTGAAACCTTTAAAGTTTCTATTGCCAACAGAATTGTTTAGATCTGTGCTATAAACCTTAGTCTTGGGGCATCTTGATTACTATAGTAACCTCTGTGCGGGCCTTCCAGATAAATTGATAGATGTTTTGCAGCTCATGCAACATGCTGCTGCTTTGCTTATGGGGTTAACAAGGTGGGATCACGTTATGCTAGTTTTATGGGAGATGCATTGGCTTCCAAATCATTGGAAGCCCAGATTTAAATTGTTGATATTAACACATAGACTTTTGAATGCTGAATAATTTGTTCTGTAAGAAATAAAATTGAATTGTATTTTCCACCATGGTAGTTACAGTTGGCTGGAATGAGGCTACTACAGGTGCCCGGAGAAGTGCAGGAGAAGACACGAGGCAGGGCTTTTTCATTTGCATCTCCAGCATTGCAGAATTCATTGCCAATGCAGCTTAGATCATTAAAGAATGATCTAAAAATTTTCAGGAGGCATATTAAGACcatgtgtttgtttttgtttttttaaaagaggcTTTTGAGTAATGACTTTGCTTTTATGATTGTTCCTTTGTGCTCTgcagtgaacatttttttttttttttggaagctgCAGAatacaatgtttttaaaatagaggATGTCAGATGGTGAGATTAAAGTCACTCTGAAGTGGTGTCTATTGTGTATTTAATACCTCAAGTAAGAATACATGTTTTTCATACCTAGATTCTAGCTCATCTGAGTCGTCCACTATTCCTAAATCTGCTGTGAAGGCAACACCAGCAAAGGCTGCAGCCAAACCAGCTTCTGTCAAACCCACCCAGGTGAAAAAAGCCTCTACTTCCTCTGACAGTTCAGGTATGGCACACGTGATTTTTGTATATTCGCCTTCCGTTTTAAATCTGGTAGGGAGTTACTGCAAAGAGCAGCCTGGAAAAAATGGTCAGTGTTGGCAGGGCTCTGTGCTTTCTCAACATTGGTAGGAATTTGCTTCAGATATTTATCTGAAGCAATGGtaagtttttgggaacttgccaggttcttgtggcctggattggccactgttggaaacaggatgctgggcttgatggacccttggtctgacccagtatggcatgatcttatgttcttatcacataGCACTGTGgagttgttttggggtttttttgttttgttttgtttttaatcttcttttttgcaaagggcttacaatctaaatttgtacctgaggcaaagaaaggtaaagtgacttgcccaaggtcataaggagccgGCAGTGGGATGTGAACCCTGCTCTCCCTGATTCGTagcacactgctctaaccactgggttACTCCTTCACTGCTGGAGTGGCTGATGCCACACCTCCCATCCAGTGTATAGTTGTCATGCTGCACTGTTGTCAGACTGTTGCAGAAGTCTTCATCTGCATGTTTCCTGCTACTGGGCATTGCCATCCTGCATTAGGTTGTCTGACATACCTCATGCTAGATTAATTCATGGTCCTATCcctatcgtgtgtgtgtgtgtgtgtgtgtgtgtatatttaatatatatatttatataaccaCAGGTATATATAGAGTTGGCAGTATATAACAAGAATTGTGTTCTATAGGAACAAACACTAAAACAAAATAGAGAACATTCAAATAAAACCAATCTTTTTGTATAAACATTTTtcctttattctttataataagaTTTGGGATCagttaaatttaatatggatgaAAAAGCCAGTTCATACCACTGTCGCTGTGGTTATCTGTCATATCATTTTATAGCGCTGCTACATACTCACATTGAAATGTTAGTCATcgctggccaaaaaaaaaaaatccctgtaaAAGAAACTGATACAACTGAAATGTGGCAGCTATGATATGAGGCAAGCTTTCTCAAAAAGCCTGTCTAACCAGCTTCTGTTAACTACAGAGGCAAACCTTGCCTAACATGTTGCAATAGGATTGTCAAACTGTTAAATAAGGACAGTAATTTGGAAAAGTGAGgtgaatatttaaataaaatagtgCAAATCCCCCAATAAAGGCCTATGTTTCATCCCTAATGGGGCTTCTGCAGGAGGACAAAATAAGATGAAAAAACGCAAACATTTGTCTGCTGACATAAAAATAGCTTAGTCCTAAGACGGTAATCATTTTTTGATTGCTAGAGCTGTACCAGCATGTTGCtatggttactaccccaaaccaaatgtgcctgatacttcactttagatgcatatccagcatagctctctgcttcaacggcaggggagaagaaaaacaaccaataagggctgtataacatagtctgggttaaaacaaataagcatgggtgtagcttgcttattgcggcggttactacccctactaccccctaactaatcaagcttgatatttcacttggatgcagctccatcactgctctctacattaatggtgggggaggaagggaaatagaaccaagagctaaaagaaacagataagtatgagagaaaaaatgtgtgaagcttgctgggcagactggatgggccgtttggtcttcttctgccgtcatttctatgtttctatgtatcagcATTAACAGCACAAATTTGTCTGTTGGCTATCACTGCAAAGCTCAAAGAAGTTCTGCTGTCCAAAAAAATTTTCCTCATTAGCTTAATCAAACAGTGCTATCAATGTCCTGCTTCTGATAATGTAACCCAAGTTTAGCTGTCTCCAGGCTGTAAAGCTGTCAACATTTTGCTCTTGGCATTGTACCCGATCCATCCAATAATTTCTTATCATGAAAGTTCTACTTTTAATCTTGGTTTTTCTCGTATTCATGTTATTTGGgtgttctctattttattttgtggtgtatgggtgtgtgtattttatatagATATAACTATGTTTGTGCCCTCTGATATAGCATGCATTCATTCATCATTTattctgtgtatattttttttatattatgcttGGTTAGCTGCTAATGATGCCACTTAGCCACATACATTTGTCACTCCACATTGTTGGATAACTCTTGCAGAGTTCACCATATGCCAGTGACTCACAATATCCTGCCACTGGCTTGGTATGTGGCTGTTCCTTGTGTGTTTGATGGGTTAGAATACGCAAAGTTCATTTCACTGGCCTTTGGTGCTAGAGAGATTTGAGTGGTTGTGTTGTGAATAAATAGTGAAGTAGAGCTGCATGTTTGCATGATATGGACCAGCAACCATTGCATTCAgtcatttcttttgtttgtacAGATACCTTCTTGCAAACACTTGTGTTCAGGACAAAAACATCCAGTCTCAATGCTGCTTGCAGCACACAGGTTCCAGTTGCACAAcctattaacaaaaaaaaaaacccaaaccaaaaaatttttttttattaagtatttCAAAAACAAATACAGCAAATATATAGAATGCACAACTTGTTTTTATAAGAGGCTGACTTTGTTGTGCAATGTCTTCTAGtcattgatatattttttttctactccTATCTCTGCCAGAGTCAGACAGTTCTGAAGATGAGACCCCTGCAAAGGCTGCAGCTAAACCTGCAGCCAAACCCCTGCCAGCTGCGGCGAAGAAGTCTCCAGGTGCCGTCAAGAAAGCGGAGAGCAGCTCAGACTCGGACAGCAGCTCCAGTGActctgaggaagagagagaggctgctCCAGCAAAGCCAGCAGTGAAAGTGGCTCTGACCAAAACTGCCCCAGGCACTCAAGCCCAGGGCAAGAAAACCCCAGCACCCAAGGACAGCAGCTCTGAAACAGAGAGCTCTAGTAGTgatgaggaagagaggaaaaacCCAGCAGCAAAGCAAGCACCACCTGCAGGCAAGTCTCCAGGCACAGCTGCTGCCAAACCAGCCACAAAGCAAGCAGTGGGGCTGGCTTCCACCAAATCGGCTGTGGtaaagaaggcagcagctggtggcagcagcagctcctcttcGGAGAGCtccagtgaggaagaggaggtgcCTAAACAAGCAAGTACCACCAAGGTGGTGAAGTCCGCTCTGGCAAAAAAAGCCAAAAGCAGCGGTTCAGACAGCAGCTCAGCTTCAGATGCTAAGAAaccagcagcaaagaagcaaGCGGTGTCCGTGCCGGCTCCTAAAAGACCTCTCCCCACAGCAGCCCAGAAGCAGGTGGCAGCGAAAGCAAGCGGTGGCGCTAGCAGCAGTGAAAGCAGCTCTGACGACTCGGACACTAAGGAACCAGCAGCAAAGAAACTGGCCGTGTCTGTGAAAACACTAGCGAACACGCCAGCTGGGAAACAGGCGGCagcagcaagcagcagcagctctgatAGCTCTGATTCAGGAGCAgacaatgcaaaaaaaacaaagcaaagcacccccaaaatgaaaaattccGTAGTCAAAGGAGCGGGAAAGGCTGTAGCTGAAACGCCTGCAAAGAGCACCTCGTCCGGCAAGCAGGAGCAAGTGAACGGTGAGACCTGTTCGTCTGCTTGGTCTACCGctgtgctgggggtggggaggggggggtcatcTTAATCTGAAGGTGCTTCCATCTGTAAGCCATCCCATATGGGAAGGTGTCATCAGAATGCAGTTTTACCCCTGTGAAACCCGCAGAGCACGTCTTAGtgtgtcctgtgagaaaaccatGTTTGTTCTAGTTCATCTTCAGTTAATATTGTTAAGGCAAGGTTTTAGGATGAGTATGTTATCTTATTCTTTGACTTTTTTATTCTACAATTTCCTGAGcatactcggatcagtccagacaagtgggtttattcgtccctcccagcagatggcggcagaggacaaaactttgggcactccCACATAtctgagtgccacctgcagtcttctcagtatttctctgcctccagcagtcGAGACCTGCAGTCTCGACTGATCTGGTGTTTGGAAGATTTCTGCTCCGCAAAGTGCCAGGTTCCTCCCTCAGGCTGAGCTGGGCGAATGGGGGTGGGGTTGGATATCTCTGGCAGGTTTTAGCCCGCGACCCTGGGACCACTGATAAACAGGGGACTGTTTATCTCCCATTGCAcgtagtgtggggggggggggaggggagggtgcttCGGGCAAGCCTTCAAAGTGGAAGTCTTCGCGGTCAGCACGGACTGTGGGAGTGTCTCAGGCCTGTGGTCCTTTCCCCGTGGGTGGGAAGTTGGTAAAGGGGGCTCAATCCTGGGGCTCTGAagacttcccccctccccccccttatcTCCCGCGGTCCAGCAGTATGCAGAGGGGGCATCTGGGCTGGATCTGGTGCTCCGAGCAGCGGTCTGTGCCAGTCCGATGCAGAAGCCGCAGGAACAGTCTTCCGCAGGGACGCTGTCGCCACTCCAGGTGGCCCGCCTCGAGACGGGGTTTTGTATGTGGCTGCCTTATATGACCTCATACAGACCACAGTGTGTAGCATGGTTTCGGTGGTGGCGTCAACATGACTGttgtggctgcgcaattggtctgcGGATCTCTCGTCCAAGACGCAACTGTGTaaccttccctttaagggcaaacGTTTGTTCGGGGAGGACCTCGATCAGCTCATGAAGTCTCTGGGAGAGACCAGGGGCAACAgactgccggaggataagaaggtGGCGCGGAAGCCCTTTTCCTCTTGACCCTGTTTCTGAGAGGCGAGATATTTTTGCTCTGGCTGGTCCGCTGGATCTTCAACGTCACGACAGCCCTCAGGGagacagcagtcctttcaaggTCCCGGAAAGCCTTCTAGAGGCGGATTCATCCAGGGAACGGGCAGACTCAAGTCTTCTCAATGAAGTCAGGCAGGTTTGCTCCTCAGATTTTGCAATCGGGGGTAGACTGTCCCGGTTTTacgagtggaccaagatcacctcCGACCAGTGGGTGCTAGAGGTAGTCAGGGAAGGCTACACCTTAGAGTTTTCTCGCCCTCTCAGGTCGGCCTTTCTGGAGTCGCGCTCTTTCCCAAAGCAAAAGAGCGGCCATCGAGGGGACCCTCCAAAGGTTATTAAATCTGGAAGCTGTGGTCCTGGTTCCGGTTTTGGAGCAAGGGCAAGGAAGGTACTCCGATTATTTCACGGTGCCAAAGGAGGGCACCTTTTGACCCATCCTGGATCGCCAAAAGGTCAACTGGAGTTTGAAGGTGGTACGTTTTCAGATGGAGATATTACGCACCGTGATAGCTGTGGTCCGAAAAGGAGAGGGGTTTTTTGGCTTTTCTGGATCTCACCAAGGcctatctgcatatccccatTTGACAAGACCACAAGAGGTTTCTCAGTTTCAAGGTGCTGGGTCAGCTTTTCAAATTCGGGCCCTTCCCTTCAGCCTTGCCACGGCTCCTCGTACCTTCATGAAAACGATGGTGGTCGTAGCGGCATCCGTAAGGAAGGACGGgattctggtgcatccctatctggacggtTGGCAGCTCAGGGCAAAGTCGCAGGAGGAGTGCTCACGGTCAGTGCTCCAGTTGTGTTCTCTACTGGAGTTGCTGGGCTGGATCATCAATCTGCCGAAGAGACTCTTGGTTCCTTCTCAGGTCCTGAGTACTTGAGCACCCATTTCAACACTTATCAGGGAAGAGTGTTCCTCACTGCAGACAAGGGTGTTCAAGATCCAAGCTCAGATCGCCTGCTTCACCTTCCAGTTCCCAAAGTCTGGGACTATCTACAGGTTCTGGGTTCGATGACTTTGAGTTGGAGCTAGTGCCTTGGGCGTTTACTCATATGCGCCCACTGCAGAAGGCATTGTTGTCCCACTGGAGCCCCCCTATCAGAACAGTATTTTCTGCCACTACACCTATCAAAGgaggccaggtccagtctggcATGGTGGATGACAAGGAGCAATCTGAAGAAAGGAATGTCCCTCAaagtcccggattgggtggtggtgatcACGGTTTCCAGTCTCCGAGGCTGGGGAGTGGTATGCCTGGGCAGGTCAGCACAGGGCATGTGGTCAGTGTTGGAACtgtcgtggtccatcaatcgacaGGAGACACGGATGGTGTGCTGGGCCCTTCATGTTGCTGCCCTTTGTCCGCGATTGAATGGTAAGAGTGTTTTCAGACAGCTCGACAATGGCATACATTAACCGCCAGCGGGGAACCAAGAGTTGCACTGTGGCTCGGGAGGCTCAGCTCTTGTTCAGATGGGCAGAACTCCATCTCGAAGGTCTTGCTGCCTCAATCattgcaggagtggacaacatccaagcggattatctcagccgGCAGCAGTTCAACCCGGTGGAGTGGCAACAAGATCCAACGCCAAGAGGGAGAGGTTCTTCAGTTGCCAGAGAAGAGACCAGGGTGATGGGTCTCCATGCTCTAGTGTGTCCATAGCCTGCCGGAATCCTGtgtttttcctccgtggcccctcataGTGCTCAGGTGGATAGAAGCTCATCCAGGTtcagtgattctcgtggctctggagtggccacaaTGCCCATGGTTCGTAGATCTGGTACATCTGGCAATGGACGAACCACTGCGTCTAGCTCACTTGCAGAGGCTTCTGTGGCAAGGTCCCAGATTTTTGGATTgggcggattgcttttgtctcgcggcctggcttttgagaggcagcggttgCACCTAAAAGGGTATTTGGAACCAGTTATTGCTATCCTTCAGGCTCAACGGCCGGCTACTTCCCTGGCCTATTCcagagtgtggaaggttttgaCTCCTGGTGTGGGCGACAGGATTTGGACCCATTGCAGGTTTCCATCCTGCCTTTTTGCAGCAGGGCTTGTCCAAGGGGGTTGGCCTTTAGCTCCCTTAGGGTCCAGGTCTTGGCTCTGGGTTGCCTCcaaggggaaggtgcagggcaaGTTTCTGGCTTCACACCATGATGTTGTGCGTTTTCTGAGGGGTGTTGAGCATCTGCGTCCCCCTCTACGGAAGGTGGGTCCGGAATGGAATCTTAACTTAGTGTTACGAGTTCTCTGCTAGGATCCATTTGAACCTTTGGTTCGAGCATCATTAAAGATTCTCACCTGGAAGACTGTCTTTTTGGTAGCAATTTTCTCAGCTAGACtgatctcagagttgcaggctctttcctgccgtGATGCTTTCCTGCAGATATCGTATCAAAAAGAACCTCCTGatgtgagaaaagaaaaaatatactaTGCACATATAAAGTATTGACAGGAAGGTCCCTTTAAACCTTGCTCAGACTTAAACCAAGTCTGTGTACTTGAACTTTTATAACCATCAGTCCATTCTGCAAAAGTGCGCCGTTTATTTTCAGGGACTTTGGCATTTGTACtgtgttcctttgtctctccttcTCGTTAGAATAAGCCACACAACTCAGCTATTTTCCAAGTAGGCACAAGCTGCAAATTTCAGCATTCTGCAGCGCACAAGTTTACTGTACCTCTGAGGAAGGAATATATCTGAAACTCTGCAGCGTCAGGTGTCCAGATAGTGTGCGATTCAAAACTTGCCTGAAGGGGAACTAGAAACAGGACCTCACATGGCAGCGATTGTGTTCGCGGACCTGTGAGGAACCTTTTCTACAGTCAAGTCCATTGCAGCAACCAGCAGAACTTCGCGGCAGCTTGTTTTTGAGAAAGCTGTCTCAACAGCACTCAGTCTCCTACAGTTAAGCTAAGTATCACTTTCAATTAAGTTATTGAAGTGACTAGCTTAACGAGAATCAGAGAGACACGGCCCTAAACAACCGATGATTATATCTTTTGCACAAAGAAGCAGAAGCCCTTAAAGGTTACCAGGCGCACATTCTGGAACCCTGCGCACTGTAAATGGCTGCTGGGCTACTATTACAGTATATTTTGCCTTTATAAGTCCCATTCTTTCCTGCAGATATAGTCAGACACTGTTTCCTTACGTACggtgccttcttttctccctaaagtggtttctgcCTTTCATGTGAACCAGATGGTGGAGTTACCAGGATTTCCGTACTCCTGGGATTCCTCTATGGGACAGGCtctccatcttttggatgtccgAAGCACCCTGTTGCGTTATTTGAAGATCACCAACTCTTTCCATtgatctgatcatctttttgtgctattcGGGGGACCCAAAAAGGGAGAGAAAGCGTCTAAAGCTGCCTTAGCTTGCTGGTTGAAAGAAACGATTTGCTCGGCCTATGTTTTTAAGGGCCGCGCAGTGCCGGTGGGgcttagagctcattccactctCGCTCGTGCAGCGTCATGGGCCGAGTGTCAActggtgtctcctcaggagatatgtagggccgCAGTTTGGTCCtcgcttcacactttcaccaagcattactgtttggatgtgtGCGCTCCAGAGGTGGCCCCCTTTGAGAGTGTACTGAGAGCgagtctttcgggttcccgcccggtATAGGGGGCTTTGGTAcagcccacttgtctggactgatctgggtatgttcaggaaaggaaaattggtttttacctgctaattttcgttcccgtaatagcacagatcagtccagagggccCACCCTTGGAATCTGTGCTGAAAAACTGCTGGTTCTGCTGCTGGGCCTTTAGGCTCCCACGAAGATGGTTTTCAAATCTATGTTGAAAAACGTTAACATGTTCTAGAGTTTCTCTGACTGGTGGTTATCCAGTTCAGGGGTATCCACCCCAGGGGCTTGGTCCACCCTGTTGTTAAATTATCTCGGCTTGGGTacaagtcaatactgagggaaTGCAGTTGGCActctcagatatgtagcagtgcccaaagttttgttctctgcctccatctgctggtagggatgaataaacccacttgtctggactaatctgtgatattactgttgtgatcctgcccgcaaggagcgcgggcaggctctttaCCTCGtgcggccagtcgggccactgacgctgcttctctcttcctgaatcagctggggccgtccccgcagctgttgccatgcagCCGGCTCCTCTGCTcttgtttctgccttcccccgacgtgcggCTGCGATCCTgggaccttcagccagcagggaggccgtccctgctggagcctgcttcagcccgggtcctcgcccggcagggagccgtccctgtcggtgcctgcagccagccttacctctctctgcttcttcctgcttg belongs to Rhinatrema bivittatum chromosome 7, aRhiBiv1.1, whole genome shotgun sequence and includes:
- the NOLC1 gene encoding nucleolar and coiled-body phosphoprotein 1 isoform X2; protein product: MAESSAVPSDLFPHVFAFLRDNHFLSAAREFSRFAGVKDQDPNAVSLLEIFNYWLKSPEAKKRKLVSNGPASKKAINKDSSSSEDTSSEEDEPPSKKPAIQPAKVTKPAVKAAPAKPATSSSSEDSSEDSESEEEEAKKKKVPATKAAQSKSATTAKSLSVAGKTAPSKTTPAKDSSSSEESESSEDEKPAAKPKPKPGLYSAVPPPSAVPKKVPVKVPSAKAAVNKKKAESSGDSERSNEAKKPLPKKKPQAKATAVKPVASGPKPVVKKAESSSDSDSDSSSSESSTIPKSAVKATPAKAAAKPASVKPTQVKKASTSSDSSESDSSEDETPAKAAAKPAAKPLPAAAKKSPGAVKKAESSSDSDSSSSDSEEEREAAPAKPAVKVALTKTAPGTQAQGKKTPAPKDSSSETESSSSDEEERKNPAAKQAPPAGKSPGTAAAKPATKQAVGLASTKSAVVKKAAAGGSSSSSSESSSEEEEVPKQASTTKVVKSALAKKAKSSGSDSSSASDAKKPAAKKQAVSVPAPKRPLPTAAQKQVAAKASGGASSSESSSDDSDTKEPAAKKLAVSVKTLANTPAGKQAAAASSSSSDSSDSGADNAKKTKQSTPKMKNSVVKGAGKAVAETPAKSTSSGKQEQVNGTSSKKRKKGQDTSENQGDDETPKNKKISSKTPNTFPKVKPKMTRVSNTFGLQELPQQSIGLSAGHSISASKRRGD